The Toxorhynchites rutilus septentrionalis strain SRP chromosome 3, ASM2978413v1, whole genome shotgun sequence genome includes a region encoding these proteins:
- the LOC129777897 gene encoding probable DNA replication complex GINS protein PSF2: MEPDELEFIGENSTIGVIPNFNHNPIYLISGVIGPFRGGYPLHIPLWLAIHLRQQQKCRIVPPEWMDVTLLEEKKEKEKKEKETFTKMPSDHYMVEAKLVLNTAPEDVPQSDEIKTLIKDIWDTRCAKLRKTMDLFLKGDGESVNMDNVTIVELHTIRPFLPHAMDLLTRIQKTKKGPRANITLSSDITLKTGLSASHSKPTK, translated from the exons ATGGAACCCGATGAGCTGGAATTTATTGGGGAAAACTCGACGATTGGTGTGATTCCAAATTTCAATCATAACCCCATTTACCTGATTTCGGGTGTCATTGGTCCATTCCGAGGTGGATATCCACTGCATATTCCACTGTGGCTTGCAATTCATTTACGACAGCAGCAAAAATGTCGCATTGTTCCACCAGAATGGATGGACGTTACTCTGCTAGaggaaaagaaggaaaaggagaaaaaaGAGAAGGA AACTTTTACCAAAATGCCTAGCGACCATTATATGGTAGAGGCTAAGCTTGTGCTGAATACGGCTCCAGAAGACGTTCCACAGTCGGACGAGATCAAAACTCTGATTAAGGATATATGGGATACACGCTGCGCTAAGCTTCGAAAGACAATGGACCTGTTTCTGAAAGGAGATGGCGAGAGTGTCAATATGGATAATGTTACCATTGTTGAGTTACACACAATCCGACCGTTTCTGCCCCACGCGATGGATCTGTTAACACGAATTCAAAAAACCAAGAAGGGACCACGCGCTAATATCACGTTGAGTAGTGATATTACTTTGAAGACCGGCCTAAGTGCCTCACACTCGAAACCTACAAAGTAA
- the LOC129776372 gene encoding RUS family member 1, giving the protein MKIHFREQYGSTGEEILYVTPDNQDSVVWVNVKGEKPSFRRRISIKRFFQNLFLPAGYPDSVSRDYLSYQKWDTLQAFCSTISGTLTTHAILKGVGVGSNVANPLSATVTWVLKDGAGHLGRILFAWWKGTELDMDSKKWRIRADILNDLAMGIDLFVLPYYPKASTFILCATTTMKAIVGVAGGATRSALTQHHAIRGNLADVASKDSAQETCVNLIASFVGLFFLTHIQNQRVLYGLFAFLTLMHIYANIKAVKAVCLRTFNEARYLIALEEYFKSGTMLSPEQVNKLERATIGQSVTLTARVKIGCSARELAKYYRNCYDLENVIACFDSREKFLIAETRNYVGVYLHFSVKPLDIIKSYFYVASYLQDKSQLRDRYWEIQNKWNEFLNLAQCEGWNVQAHLLKTDEYRLDWRI; this is encoded by the exons ATGAAAATCCACTTTCGTGAACAGTACGGTTCCACGGGAGAGGAAATTCTCTACGTGACACCAGACA ACCAAGATTCGGTTGTCTGGGTGAATGTGAAAGGCGAAAAACCATCCTTCCGAAGGCGAATAAGCATAAAACGATTCTTTCAGAATCTTTTCCTCCCGGCTGGTTATCCGGATAGTGTTAGTAGGGACTATTTATCGTACCAAAAGTGGGATACCCTGCAGGCTTTCTGCAGTACCATAAGTG GAACACTTACCACTCACGCTATTCTGAAAGGTGTTGGAGTTGGCAGTAATGTGGCGAATCCCCTCTCAGCGACCGTCACTTGGGTACTCAAAGACGGAGCGGGCCACCTTGGCAGAATTCTGTTTGCTTGGTGGAAAGG AACCGAGCTAGATATGGATTCGAAAAAATGGCGCATTCGGGCGGACATCCTGAACGATTTGGCTATGGGGATAGATCTGTTTGTGTTACCGTATTATCCAAAGGCGTCCACATTCATTCTTTGCGCAACGACAACAATGAAGGCCATCGTCGGAGTGGCGGGTGGTGCAACTCGATCCGCCCTCACCCAACATCACGCCATTCGTGGCAATCTAGCCGATGTAGCTTCGAAagatagtgcacaggaaacctGTGTCAATTTGATTGCTTCATTTGTCGGACTGTTTTTTTTAACACACATTCAAAATCAAAG AGTACTGTATGGCCTGTTCGCTTTTCTGACCTTGATGCACATTTACGCGAATATAAAAGCAGTAAAGGCTGTCTGTTTGCGCACATTCAATGAAGCTCGCTATCTGATAGCCCTGGAGGAATATTTCAAATCCGGGACGATGCTTTCACCGGAACAAGTGAACAAATTGGAGCGGGCTACCATTGGCCAATCGGTTACTCTAACGGCACGTGTGAAAATTGGGTGTTCGGCCCGGGAGTTAGCCAAATACTACCGGAATTGTTACGACTTGGAGAATGTGATTGCATGTTTCGATTCGCGGGAGAAATTTCTTATTGCTGAAACGAGAAACTATGTTGGGGTGTATCTGCACTTCTCTGTGAAGCCATTGGACATCATCAAATCGTATTTCTACGTAGCTTCTTACTTGCAAGATAAGAGTCAGCTGCGAGACCGTTACTGGGAGATCCAGAATAAATGGAATGAGTTCCTTAATCTGGCCCAATGCGAAGGATGGAACGTCCAAGCTCATCTTCTCAAAACCGATGAGTATCGCCTGGATTGGAGGATATAA
- the LOC129778152 gene encoding RWD domain-containing protein 4, whose amino-acid sequence MSETKEMQLEEREALISIYEGDSSFKQINTETYQYKYGEEEGGKSFLLEICWNENYPNELPNINVDMFYNRNISRAVKDKIISILKEEGEQWLGCGMTYTLLECLKDKVEELLVDDCATSGVDQQVIGTNHQDDEEDSGDADPDERGTKVSSTAGGGGGGGQKKEQLTKAQKRKQWDRVDKKGNRPRGWDWVDIVKHLSQTGGKGE is encoded by the exons ATGTCGGAAACGAAGGAAATGCAGCTCGAAGAGCGCGAAGCGCTTATTTCTATTTATGAGGGTGATAGTTCCTTTAAACAGATCAATACGGAAACCTATCAGTATAAG TATGGTGAGGAAGAGGGCGGTAAATCATTTCTGCTGGAAATCTGTTGGAATGAGAACTACCCTAACGAGCTTCCGAATATCAACGTGGATATGTTTTACAATCGGAACAT ATCCCGTGCAGTCAAAGACAAAATAATCTCAATTTTGAAGGAAGAAGGCGAGCAGTGGCTTGGCTGTGGGATGACTTATACCCTGCTCGAGTGCCTTAAGGATAAAGTAGAGGAGTTACTGGTGGATGATTGCGCGACTAGCGGTGTTGACCAGCAGGTTATCGGGACAAACCACCAAGATGACGAGGAGGACTCCGGTGACGCAGACCCAGACGAACGGGGGACAAAAGTTAGCTCTACTGCTGGAGGTGGTGGTGGCGGCGGCCAGAAAAAGGAACAATTAACTAAGGCACAAAAACGAAAGCAATGGGACCGTGTTGATAAAAAGGGTAATCGGCCTAGAGGTTGGGACTGGGTGGACATTGTGAAACATTTGTCACAGACTGGAGGAAAAGGCGAGTGA